In a genomic window of Phyllostomus discolor isolate MPI-MPIP mPhyDis1 chromosome 5, mPhyDis1.pri.v3, whole genome shotgun sequence:
- the LOC114498092 gene encoding regulating synaptic membrane exocytosis protein 3, which produces MFNAEPGPASAAGARNVVRSSSISGEICGSQQAGCGAGTTTAKKRRSSLGAKMVAIVGLTQWSKSALQLPQPEGATKKLRSNIRRSTETGIAVEMRSRVTRQGSRESTDGSTNSNSSDGTFIFPTTRLGAESQFSDFLDGLGPAQIVGRQTLATPPMGDVHVAIMDRSGQLEVEVIEARGLTPKPGSKSLPATYIKVYLLENGACLAKKKTKVAKKTCDPRYQQALLFDEGPQGKVLQVIVWGDYGRMDHKCFMGMAQIMLDELDLSAAVTGWYKLFPTSSVADSTLGSLTRRLSQSSLESATSPSCS; this is translated from the exons ATGTTTAACGCGGAGCCAGGCCCTGCCTCGGCCGCAGGCGCCAGGAACGTGGTTCGGAGCTCCAGCATCAGCGGGGAAATCTGCGGATCTCAGCAGGCGGGGTGCGGGGCCGGGACCACCACAGCCAAGAAGCGGCGCAGCAGCCTGGGCGCCAAGATGGTGGCCATCGTGGGCCTGACCCAGTGGAGCAAGAGCGCACTGCAGCTCCCGCAGCCTG AAGGGGCCACCAAGAAGCTGCGCAGCAACATCCGGCGCAGCACAGAGACCGGCATCGCCGTGGAGATGCGGAGTCGGGTCACGCGCCAGGGCAGCCGGGAGTCCACTGACGGGAGCACCAACAGCAACAGCTCGGACGGCAC GTTCATCTTCCCTACCACCCGGCTCGGGGCCGAGAGCCAGTTCAGCGATTTCCTGGACGGGCTGGGACCAGCCCAGATTGTGGGGCGACAGACACTGGCAACTCCACCAATGG GGGACGTGCATGTTGCTATCATGGACCGGAGTGGCCAGCTGGAGGTGGAAGTGATCGAGGCTCGGGGCCTGACCCCCAAACCTGGTTCCAAATCCCTCCCAG CCACCTATATCAAGGTTTACCTGCTTGAGAATGGGGCCTGCTTGGCCAAGAAGAAGACAAAGGTGGCCAAGAAGACCTGTGACCCCCGGTACCAGCAGGCTCTGCTCTTTGACGAGGGGCCGCAGGGCAAGGTGCTGCAG GTGATCGTCTGGGGAGACTACGGCCGCATGGACCACAAGTGCTTCATGGGCATGGCCCAGATCATGCTGGACGAGCTGGACCTGAGTGCCGCCGTCACCGGCTGGTACAAACTCTTCCCCACGTCCTCCGTGGCAGACTCCACACTCGGCTCCCTCACCAGGCGCCTCTCCCAGTCCTCCCTGGAGAGTGCCACCAGCCCCTCGTGCTCCTAA